ATTACTGATGAATGTCACCGTTCAATTTATAATATTTGGCGACAAGTTTTAGAATATTTTGATGCTTTTCTGATTGGCTTAACTGCTACTCCATCTCTGCAAACATTTGGTTTTTTTAATCAGAACTTAGTGATGGAATATCCCCATGAACGGGCGGTAGCTGATGGGGTAAATGTGGGGTATGAAGTTTACCGCATCCGCACCCAAATTACTGAACAGGGTAGCACTATTCAATCAGGGTTTTATGTTGATACACGCAATCGTCAAACCCGTGCGGTGCGTTAGTGGAAGGAAATTTAACTAAGGAATGGCGCACAGCACATCAAGGGGAATTAGAACCCGCTTCAGTGTTACTTGAACGCATCCTCAAGCAGCGTCGGGAGAAGTGGGAAGCTGAACAATTGGCGAAAATGCAAGCACAGGGTAAAACTCCCAAGGATGATAGTTGGAAGCTGAAATATAAAGAACCTGTTGCACCTGATACCTCTGAGTTACCTGAGTTACCTGATGGGTGGGTGTGGGCGACACTTCCTCAACTTGGTGAATTAAATAGAGGAAAATCAAAACATCGTCCTAGAAACGATCCAAAATTATATGGTGGTCAATATCCGTTTATTCAAACAGGAGATGTTAGAAGTGCTAACGGTGTAATTCATGGTTATACCCAAACTTATAGCGAAGAAGGTTTAAAGCAAAGTCGTTTATGGAGTAAAGGAACACTTTGTATTACCATCGCCGCCAATATTGCAGAAACAGCTATATTAGGATTTGATGCCTGTTTTCCTGATAGTATAGTAGGCTTTATCTCAAATTCTAATAATTGTGAGATCAACTGGATTGAATTTTTTATTAGAACTGCTAAAGAAAATTTAGAGCGTTATGCACCTGCAACCGCACAAAAGAATATTAATGTAGAAATTTTATCTGATTTAGCTGTTCCTTT
The window above is part of the Nodularia spumigena CCY9414 genome. Proteins encoded here:
- a CDS encoding restriction endonuclease subunit S; protein product: MEGNLTKEWRTAHQGELEPASVLLERILKQRREKWEAEQLAKMQAQGKTPKDDSWKLKYKEPVAPDTSELPELPDGWVWATLPQLGELNRGKSKHRPRNDPKLYGGQYPFIQTGDVRSANGVIHGYTQTYSEEGLKQSRLWSKGTLCITIAANIAETAILGFDACFPDSIVGFISNSNNCEINWIEFFIRTAKENLERYAPATAQKNINVEILSDLAVPLPSWAEQSKIVEELELIFSVTDQLEKTVDTNIKRAERLRQSILKQAFTGQLVPQDPNDEPAEKLLERIKAEKAKQVTTKTKKKTKSQPKSSAQLALPLE